One genomic segment of Clostridiisalibacter paucivorans DSM 22131 includes these proteins:
- a CDS encoding peptide ABC transporter substrate-binding protein, with protein sequence MYKKSLILLLVLVLVAGAFAGCSSESTTTDETAENQEEGTNSAQDTEGKDENIIRVNINSDPKTIDPQLNSAIDGGNIIMHMYEGLMREIDGKMEPAIAETYDVSDDGLKYTFNLRDAKWSDGEPVTAHDFEFAWKRALDPNTGSEYATQLFYIKGGQEFYEGKGSREDVAVKAVDEKTLEVELTGPTPYFLDLTAFFTYMPVREDIIAKDSDGWSRNPDVVVANGPFKLEEYVTGDKFVLTKNENYWNVENIKIDKLVASMIVESSTILTAYENGELDAIDNVPKQEIPKLLVEDPTFEIRPILATYFYIFNVTEPPVDDINVRKALTYAIDRKAIVETVTKGGEMPAAGLVPPGLTDSKGNNFRDVNGNFGIDPQKAQIEKAKEYLAKAGYPDGKGFPKTTMLYNTSESHKAVAEAIQEMWRKNLGIDIELANQEWAVFQDTRAQGNFVIARRGWFADYADPMTFLDLWTSYSGNNDAQWKTTDEHKFPNNEKYTELVEKSKVATGEERDELLYEAEKLIMEDMVVMPVYYYTDPTAVKDHIKDWYKTKLGYWYFGNAEIVK encoded by the coding sequence TTTATTGTTGGTGCTTGTATTGGTGGCGGGTGCATTTGCAGGGTGTAGCTCTGAATCTACGACTACTGATGAAACTGCTGAAAACCAAGAAGAGGGTACTAATAGTGCACAAGATACAGAAGGTAAAGATGAAAATATAATTAGAGTTAATATTAATTCCGATCCGAAAACTATAGATCCTCAATTAAATTCTGCTATTGATGGTGGGAATATAATTATGCATATGTATGAAGGATTGATGAGAGAAATAGATGGTAAGATGGAACCTGCTATAGCAGAGACTTATGATGTATCTGATGATGGACTTAAATATACTTTTAATTTAAGAGACGCCAAGTGGTCAGATGGAGAACCAGTTACAGCCCATGACTTTGAATTTGCATGGAAGAGGGCATTAGATCCCAATACTGGTTCTGAATATGCAACACAATTATTTTATATTAAAGGTGGCCAAGAGTTTTATGAAGGTAAAGGCTCTAGAGAAGATGTAGCTGTAAAGGCCGTAGATGAAAAGACATTAGAAGTTGAACTTACAGGACCTACTCCATACTTTTTAGATTTAACTGCATTTTTTACCTATATGCCTGTTAGAGAGGATATAATAGCAAAGGATTCCGATGGATGGTCAAGGAATCCCGATGTAGTAGTAGCAAATGGGCCATTTAAGTTAGAAGAATATGTTACTGGAGACAAGTTTGTGCTAACTAAAAACGAAAACTATTGGAATGTAGAAAACATTAAAATTGATAAGCTAGTTGCCAGTATGATAGTGGAGTCATCTACCATACTTACTGCTTATGAAAATGGAGAGTTGGATGCTATAGATAATGTGCCAAAACAGGAAATACCGAAACTGTTAGTGGAAGATCCTACATTTGAAATTAGACCAATATTAGCAACATATTTCTATATATTTAATGTTACTGAGCCACCAGTAGATGATATCAATGTAAGAAAGGCATTGACCTATGCAATAGATAGAAAGGCCATAGTTGAGACCGTAACTAAAGGTGGAGAAATGCCAGCCGCTGGGCTAGTACCTCCAGGACTTACTGATTCAAAGGGAAATAATTTTAGAGATGTCAATGGGAATTTTGGAATAGATCCACAAAAGGCTCAAATAGAAAAGGCTAAAGAGTATTTGGCAAAGGCGGGATACCCAGATGGTAAAGGATTCCCTAAGACTACAATGTTATATAATACTAGTGAAAGTCATAAGGCAGTAGCAGAGGCTATACAAGAGATGTGGAGAAAGAATCTTGGTATAGATATAGAGCTTGCTAATCAAGAGTGGGCAGTATTCCAAGATACAAGGGCTCAAGGAAACTTTGTAATAGCTAGAAGGGGATGGTTTGCAGATTATGCTGATCCTATGACATTCTTAGATCTATGGACATCATATTCTGGAAACAATGATGCTCAGTGGAAGACCACAGATGAACATAAATTCCCTAATAATGAGAAATATACAGAATTAGTAGAAAAGTCTAAAGTTGCCACAGGAGAAGAAAGGGATGAATTATTATATGAGGCAGAAAAACTGATAATGGAAGATATGGTTGTTATGCCTGTGTATTATTATACAGACCCAACAGCAGTTAAGGACCATATTAAGGATTGGTATAAGACTAAATTGGGATATTGGTATTTTGGAAATGCTGAAATAGTAAAGTAA